One genomic region from Nocardia vinacea encodes:
- a CDS encoding ParA family protein → MKNSVAPLELPEPLVITLGNLKGGVGKTTSAFFLASYFAQVHELRVLVIDADPLSQTGYSWYRRLLRGGIEVPFKLIAFPSRHVHDCITDNAGKFDVIIVDAGGESAEIFKAAIPQSDELILLTSVSPSEVKRVPSTYKAAEEAAADSGREIRVRVLMTKVPVTMKNGVNVSTEYRTQRGNLEDAGYDVFESYLSAWKWYREAADGEVGEGAENPIMDLGEYRQVGEELVSPYRVAVEVPA, encoded by the coding sequence ATGAAGAATTCTGTTGCGCCACTGGAGTTACCCGAACCGCTGGTCATAACGCTCGGAAATCTCAAAGGCGGCGTCGGCAAGACGACATCAGCGTTTTTCTTGGCCTCATATTTCGCGCAGGTCCACGAATTGCGTGTGCTCGTCATCGACGCCGACCCGCTCAGTCAGACCGGATATTCCTGGTATCGGCGGCTGCTCAGGGGCGGGATCGAGGTGCCGTTCAAGCTGATCGCCTTCCCGTCTCGGCATGTCCACGACTGCATTACCGACAATGCCGGGAAATTCGATGTGATCATCGTCGATGCCGGTGGCGAGTCGGCCGAGATATTCAAGGCCGCCATACCGCAGAGCGATGAGCTGATTCTGTTGACCAGTGTCAGCCCATCGGAGGTCAAGCGGGTGCCGAGTACCTATAAGGCCGCCGAGGAGGCCGCGGCGGATAGCGGCCGCGAGATCCGGGTCCGGGTACTGATGACCAAGGTGCCGGTGACGATGAAGAACGGCGTGAACGTCTCGACCGAATACCGCACGCAGCGCGGAAATCTGGAGGATGCGGGCTACGACGTATTCGAATCCTATTTGAGCGCGTGGAAGTGGTATCGGGAGGCGGCCGACGGGGAGGTCGGTGAGGGCGCCGAGAATCCGATCATGGATCTCGGTGAATATCGGCAGGTCGGCGAGGAGTTGGTGAGCCCGTACCGGGTCGCGGTGGAGGTGCCTGCCTGA
- a CDS encoding DUF1542 domain-containing protein codes for MLWVLIGVVILLAAAYVIYQTQQSKQRAARKFDDAAADARQMIERLAGQVYNLTGSNEAAKQALADASERHIAAGSQIEQARTPAQARLAKQTAVEGMYYIRAARTAMLMDPGPVIPALDGQDTAGRVTEKRVVEYEGREVAASPSPSAETPNYHPGGRVAGRPVPAGWYSEPWWRPALIGGAWGLGSALLFSSLFSGMSGVGYDAQGFESGYGEGYQDALDAAGGDQGNDSGDQGGYSDDQGGYDSGGGSDGGGFDGGGFDGGGFDGGF; via the coding sequence ATGCTGTGGGTACTGATCGGCGTTGTGATCCTGCTCGCGGCGGCCTACGTCATCTATCAGACGCAACAGAGCAAACAGCGCGCGGCACGGAAGTTCGACGATGCGGCCGCCGACGCCAGGCAGATGATCGAGCGACTCGCGGGTCAGGTCTACAACCTCACCGGCAGCAACGAGGCGGCTAAGCAGGCACTCGCCGACGCCTCGGAGCGGCACATCGCGGCCGGCTCACAGATCGAGCAAGCCCGCACGCCCGCCCAAGCGCGGCTGGCGAAGCAGACCGCGGTCGAGGGCATGTACTACATCCGCGCGGCGCGCACTGCGATGTTGATGGATCCGGGCCCGGTGATTCCGGCGCTGGACGGCCAGGACACCGCCGGGCGGGTCACGGAGAAGCGGGTCGTCGAATACGAGGGCCGCGAGGTCGCCGCTTCGCCGAGTCCCTCCGCGGAAACGCCGAATTACCATCCGGGCGGGCGCGTCGCGGGGCGGCCGGTGCCCGCGGGCTGGTACTCCGAGCCGTGGTGGCGGCCCGCATTGATCGGCGGCGCTTGGGGTTTGGGTTCGGCGCTACTGTTCTCGTCATTGTTCTCCGGAATGTCCGGGGTGGGGTATGACGCGCAGGGCTTCGAAAGTGGTTACGGCGAGGGGTATCAGGACGCACTCGATGCGGCGGGCGGGGATCAGGGGAACGACTCGGGTGATCAGGGCGGATACTCCGACGATCAAGGTGGGTACGACTCGGGTGGCGGGTCCGATGGGGGCGGTTTCGACGGCGGCGGGTTCGATGGGGGCGGGTTCGACGGTGGGTTCTGA
- a CDS encoding MerR family transcriptional regulator, with product MRNGVTIGQAAAFVGVTVKTVRHYHKLGLVAEPDRDSSGYRRYGSDDLLRLVQVRTLAAAGVPLAEIGPLLDADADRFAAALVDVERELTERIEEMTARRDTLRRLADGDRALLGDRAVTLLERMSGLGFPTDEVATAREGWVLAKALVPEGFDDYLTHLDHALDDPGYVALIKRAAEATAWKPDDPRVAKLAIELADHFLTHPEHLKVVTALQARTDTATRYTMIAQHGEEQTSATTRAAADFENRLRAAGVRLPRPNTH from the coding sequence ATGCGGAATGGAGTCACGATCGGGCAGGCGGCGGCCTTCGTCGGCGTCACGGTGAAGACGGTGCGGCACTATCACAAGCTCGGCCTGGTCGCCGAGCCCGACCGCGACAGCTCCGGCTACCGGCGGTACGGATCCGACGATCTCCTGCGGCTGGTACAGGTCCGAACGCTGGCCGCCGCCGGGGTGCCGCTGGCCGAGATCGGGCCTTTGCTCGACGCCGACGCCGACCGATTCGCCGCCGCACTCGTCGATGTCGAGCGCGAGCTCACCGAGCGGATCGAGGAGATGACCGCACGGCGAGACACCCTGCGCCGGCTCGCCGATGGGGATCGGGCGCTGCTGGGCGACCGCGCGGTGACGCTACTGGAGCGGATGTCAGGTCTCGGGTTCCCCACGGACGAGGTCGCGACCGCCCGCGAAGGCTGGGTGCTGGCCAAAGCCCTTGTCCCGGAAGGCTTCGACGACTACCTCACCCATCTCGACCATGCCCTCGACGACCCCGGCTACGTCGCCTTGATCAAGCGCGCCGCCGAGGCCACGGCGTGGAAACCGGACGACCCCCGCGTCGCCAAGCTCGCCATCGAACTGGCCGACCACTTCCTCACCCACCCCGAACACTTGAAAGTCGTGACTGCCCTGCAGGCCCGCACCGATACCGCGACCCGCTACACGATGATCGCTCAGCACGGTGAAGAGCAGACCTCGGCCACGACGCGGGCAGCTGCGGATTTCGAGAACAGGCTCCGCGCCGCCGGCGTTCGGCTCCCCAGACCGAACACCCACTGA
- a CDS encoding long-chain fatty acid--CoA ligase — translation MLSTMQDEPLSLATLLRYASTFMGDSTVSTWTGTGVRTMTYRELGAESARLANALRGLGIGEGDRVGTFMWNNNEHMVAYIAVPAMGAVLHALNIRLFPEQLVFVANHAEDQVVIVDGTLVPMFAQYLPNLKTVRHVIVANGDAAALQAPEGVQVHSYTELLAAQPDTFDFPVIDERSAAAMCYTSGTTGDPKGVVYSHRSNWLHAMQVCQPTSMGFSNRDYVLAIVPLFHANAWGLPYAALMSGANVLMPDRFLQPGPLLEMMATEQPTFAAAVPTIWGGVLAGLAAKPQDISHLRSVVVGGSAVPPSMMRAFQEKHGVRILHAWGMTETSPLGSVAHPPAGVTGEDEWEYRFTQGRFPASVQARLVGDNGSVVPNDGESLGELEVRGPWITGSYYAPDGAVIDPDKFDNGWLRTGDVGKISPDGYLTLVDRSKDVIKSGGEWISSVDLENAVMGHPAVAEAAVIGVPDEKWDERPLVAIVLAEGTEAKPEELRDFLADKFAKWQLPERWTFIAEVPKTSVGKFDKKRLRAQYADGDLTVTTLS, via the coding sequence ATGTTGAGCACCATGCAGGACGAGCCGTTGTCGCTGGCGACGTTGCTGCGCTACGCATCGACGTTCATGGGCGATTCCACCGTCTCGACCTGGACCGGCACCGGCGTACGCACCATGACCTACCGTGAACTCGGCGCCGAATCGGCACGCCTGGCAAATGCCTTGCGCGGCTTGGGAATTGGTGAAGGCGATCGGGTCGGCACCTTCATGTGGAACAACAACGAGCATATGGTCGCCTACATCGCGGTACCTGCGATGGGCGCGGTGCTACACGCGCTCAATATCCGGCTCTTTCCGGAGCAACTCGTCTTCGTGGCCAATCACGCCGAGGACCAGGTGGTGATCGTCGACGGCACGCTGGTTCCGATGTTCGCCCAGTACCTGCCCAATCTGAAGACCGTCCGCCACGTCATCGTGGCCAATGGCGATGCCGCCGCGCTGCAGGCACCCGAGGGCGTCCAGGTGCACTCCTACACCGAACTGCTCGCCGCGCAGCCGGATACCTTCGACTTCCCGGTGATCGACGAACGCTCTGCCGCCGCAATGTGTTACACCTCCGGCACCACCGGTGATCCCAAGGGCGTGGTGTATTCGCACCGCTCCAACTGGTTGCACGCCATGCAGGTGTGCCAGCCGACCAGCATGGGCTTCTCCAACCGCGACTATGTGCTCGCCATCGTCCCGCTGTTCCATGCCAATGCCTGGGGCCTGCCGTATGCGGCGCTGATGTCGGGCGCGAATGTCCTCATGCCCGACCGCTTCCTGCAGCCCGGTCCGCTGCTGGAAATGATGGCCACCGAGCAGCCGACCTTCGCCGCGGCCGTCCCGACCATCTGGGGTGGCGTACTCGCCGGACTGGCCGCGAAGCCGCAGGACATCTCGCATCTGCGTTCGGTGGTCGTCGGCGGTTCGGCGGTGCCGCCGTCGATGATGCGCGCCTTCCAGGAAAAGCACGGCGTCCGCATCCTGCACGCCTGGGGTATGACCGAGACGTCCCCGCTCGGCAGCGTCGCGCATCCGCCCGCCGGGGTGACCGGCGAGGACGAGTGGGAGTACCGCTTCACCCAGGGCCGTTTTCCGGCGAGTGTGCAGGCCCGCCTGGTCGGCGATAACGGCAGCGTGGTTCCCAATGACGGAGAGTCGCTGGGCGAGTTGGAGGTTCGCGGTCCCTGGATCACCGGGTCGTACTACGCCCCGGACGGCGCGGTGATCGATCCCGACAAGTTCGACAATGGCTGGCTGCGTACCGGCGATGTCGGCAAGATCAGCCCGGACGGCTACCTCACCCTGGTCGACCGGTCCAAGGATGTCATCAAGTCCGGCGGCGAATGGATCTCCTCGGTCGATCTGGAGAATGCGGTCATGGGCCACCCGGCCGTCGCCGAGGCCGCGGTCATCGGTGTGCCGGACGAGAAGTGGGACGAGCGCCCCCTCGTCGCGATCGTGCTCGCCGAAGGCACCGAGGCCAAACCGGAGGAACTGCGCGACTTCCTCGCCGACAAGTTCGCCAAATGGCAACTGCCGGAACGGTGGACTTTCATCGCGGAGGTCCCCAAGACCAGCGTCGGTAAATTCGACAAGAAGCGTCTGCGCGCCCAATACGCCGACGGCGACCTCACAGTCACCACGCTGTCCTAG
- a CDS encoding SCO5389 family protein — MSLDVPTALLERAERGEVDDADFVEVVRVSLPYAWEVVSRVAGELQSGTAEFADNVVAPPDEVARGQLLRAMASDAIRGGLERHFKVKLAFQNCHRVAAFPIAAVGGDTYTTFIGTRAQLLNQSPELRNC; from the coding sequence ATGTCCCTCGATGTTCCCACCGCCCTACTCGAACGCGCCGAACGCGGCGAGGTCGACGACGCCGACTTCGTCGAGGTCGTGCGGGTCTCCCTCCCGTACGCCTGGGAGGTCGTCAGCCGGGTGGCCGGTGAGCTGCAGTCCGGCACAGCCGAATTCGCCGACAATGTCGTTGCGCCGCCCGATGAGGTGGCCCGGGGACAACTGCTGCGTGCCATGGCCTCCGACGCCATCCGCGGCGGCCTGGAACGCCATTTCAAGGTGAAGCTCGCCTTCCAGAACTGCCACCGCGTCGCGGCCTTCCCGATCGCCGCCGTCGGCGGCGACACCTACACCACCTTCATCGGGACTCGCGCCCAACTGCTGAACCAGAGCCCCGAACTCCGCAACTGCTGA
- a CDS encoding C40 family peptidase, translated as MASTTEGRYSRFLRRALPWAVGAGIIAGAAIAATLLAGGQASAQPLTIPDIGTFEVPDQISNPGIEVPTDGPTLPTPIPEVADSVAPSEIAPAEVLGKELSAPLAVPDAELDVPLGVPSNELSIPPTIPGVKYSAPLAFLNIERSALPLISTIEVAPSGDVSVAMQGKELSAPLTAAGSALAVPLRALGVERSGLPLIPAVENYVAPSGDAPVAVQGKELSAPLTAAGSALAVPLRALGVERSGLPLIPAVENYVAPSGDAPVAVQGKELSAPLTAAGSALAVPLRALGIERSELPLIPAVEHPVAVPEIAPVAVRGKELSIPLAIPGAQISIPVGVFGLERSAPLAIPGAERSAPGAERGLPLVIPWGERSSAPVPAGVPGAEPPALATIPGTGITVPADMFRAGIAYLSGVLGIKPPASPPVPAVVPERTHGAVAVDAARGKVGTGYSMGATGPDAFDCSGLVQWSYKQAGVKVPRTSYEQLSAGTPVARDELEPGDVVAFYGGDHSALYAGDDKVIHASTYGTGVIMSPMSSMPYAGARRY; from the coding sequence ATGGCATCAACTACGGAGGGTCGATATTCTCGTTTCCTGCGGCGCGCGCTCCCATGGGCCGTCGGCGCGGGAATCATCGCAGGCGCGGCCATCGCCGCGACACTGCTCGCAGGAGGTCAGGCGTCAGCGCAACCGCTGACCATTCCGGATATCGGGACATTCGAAGTCCCGGACCAGATTTCGAACCCCGGCATCGAAGTTCCGACGGATGGGCCGACATTGCCCACTCCGATTCCCGAGGTAGCGGATTCCGTCGCACCTTCGGAAATCGCGCCAGCTGAAGTTCTGGGGAAGGAACTTTCGGCACCACTCGCGGTTCCCGATGCGGAACTCGATGTGCCCCTCGGCGTTCCCTCTAATGAACTTTCGATTCCACCGACGATTCCGGGTGTGAAGTACTCCGCGCCCCTCGCATTTTTGAATATCGAGCGTTCGGCACTTCCATTGATTTCCACTATTGAGGTTGCTCCTTCGGGTGACGTGTCTGTCGCGATGCAGGGCAAGGAACTTTCGGCGCCGTTGACTGCTGCGGGTTCGGCGCTTGCGGTGCCTCTGCGGGCTCTGGGTGTCGAGCGTTCGGGCCTTCCGCTGATTCCTGCGGTTGAGAATTACGTTGCTCCTTCGGGTGATGCGCCTGTCGCGGTGCAGGGCAAGGAACTTTCGGCGCCGTTGACTGCTGCGGGTTCGGCGCTTGCGGTGCCTCTGCGGGCTCTGGGTGTCGAGCGTTCGGGCCTTCCGCTGATTCCTGCGGTTGAGAATTACGTTGCTCCTTCGGGTGATGCGCCTGTCGCGGTGCAGGGCAAGGAACTTTCGGCGCCGTTGACTGCTGCGGGTTCCGCGCTCGCGGTGCCCCTGCGGGCTCTGGGTATCGAGCGTTCGGAACTCCCGCTGATTCCCGCGGTCGAGCATCCGGTCGCTGTCCCGGAGATCGCGCCGGTCGCGGTCCGTGGGAAGGAACTTTCGATTCCGCTGGCGATTCCGGGTGCGCAAATCTCGATACCCGTCGGGGTGTTCGGGTTGGAGCGGTCGGCTCCGCTCGCGATACCCGGCGCGGAACGGTCTGCGCCGGGGGCGGAGCGCGGACTGCCCTTGGTGATTCCGTGGGGCGAACGTTCATCGGCTCCGGTGCCGGCCGGGGTTCCCGGCGCTGAGCCTCCGGCGCTCGCGACGATTCCGGGGACCGGGATTACGGTGCCCGCAGACATGTTCCGCGCCGGAATCGCGTACCTCAGTGGTGTTCTCGGCATCAAGCCGCCAGCCTCACCACCCGTGCCCGCGGTGGTACCGGAACGCACGCACGGTGCAGTCGCCGTCGACGCGGCACGCGGCAAGGTCGGCACCGGATACAGCATGGGCGCGACGGGTCCGGATGCCTTCGACTGCTCCGGGTTGGTGCAGTGGTCGTATAAGCAGGCCGGGGTGAAGGTGCCGCGGACCAGCTATGAGCAGCTGTCCGCGGGCACCCCGGTCGCCCGGGACGAGCTCGAGCCCGGTGACGTGGTGGCCTTCTACGGCGGCGACCACTCGGCCCTCTATGCCGGTGACGACAAGGTCATACACGCCTCGACCTATGGGACCGGCGTGATCATGTCGCCGATGTCCTCGATGCCCTACGCGGGCGCCCGTCGGTACTGA
- a CDS encoding metalloregulator ArsR/SmtB family transcription factor: protein MNADSEPLRLPIAEDQVGLVVEVFRMLADSTRVQILWALVDRELSVNDLADHIGKPGPSVSQHLAKLRMARLVRTRRAGTTIFYSLENEHVRQLVVDAVYNAEHAGPGVPPHHRGDGSVRELPARDQAVAE, encoded by the coding sequence ATGAATGCAGATAGCGAGCCGCTGCGGCTGCCGATTGCGGAGGACCAGGTCGGGCTGGTCGTCGAGGTCTTCCGCATGCTGGCCGACTCGACCCGGGTACAGATCCTGTGGGCGTTGGTCGACCGGGAGCTCTCGGTCAATGATCTGGCCGATCACATCGGCAAACCCGGCCCCTCGGTATCGCAACACCTGGCCAAGCTGCGCATGGCTCGTCTGGTCCGGACCCGCCGCGCCGGAACCACCATCTTCTACAGCCTGGAGAACGAACACGTCCGTCAGTTGGTCGTGGACGCGGTGTACAACGCCGAACATGCGGGCCCCGGTGTACCTCCGCATCACCGCGGCGATGGGTCCGTACGCGAACTGCCTGCTCGCGATCAGGCGGTGGCGGAATGA
- a CDS encoding serine hydrolase domain-containing protein has translation MSIILSDQDKSTLRTAAYGTVSLMAAASGAPHKSAANAVIALTSATGLVGHVLAARTKDIELIGTTVAELADRVFPALTAAMRVLGAQAPAESDNFRGTVLRAVEAAQTHSDKPGYAMVEMARKITAVLDSAGSTAVVTTAAAGQDRPELRRAIEEIIDSGFVGVSVRVRDERGEWAGSAGVAELGGTAKPPIDGHVRIASNTKTFTAALVLRLVAEGKLGLDIPVVAYLPEFALDERITVRMLLQHTSGIFNFTGELYADGTIVAGIPAPGTPWGGQWVDDRFHTYRPQELVELALSKPTRFEPGTGWSYSNTNYALARLLIEKVTGRSFAEEMRRLILEPLALSGTLVPDSPEVPEPHAHAYYRYEEDGRDTTVDITRHDPSWNPSGGDMISTTRDLATFISALNSGKLLPAELLSEMRTPFPTGIPGMGYGLGVFVQETACGGTVITHNGGHAGYATLMYATPDGSKTMTASLTCVDDSAMSIAAPFQLAQQRLVSEVFCGGQADLAQPTP, from the coding sequence ATGTCGATCATCCTTTCCGACCAGGACAAGAGCACCCTGCGGACCGCCGCCTACGGCACAGTGTCCCTGATGGCTGCTGCCTCCGGTGCGCCCCACAAGTCCGCCGCGAATGCCGTCATCGCCCTGACGTCGGCGACCGGTCTGGTCGGGCACGTACTCGCGGCGAGGACCAAGGACATCGAACTGATTGGCACGACCGTCGCCGAACTCGCCGACCGGGTATTTCCCGCCCTGACCGCAGCCATGCGGGTACTCGGTGCGCAAGCTCCAGCGGAGTCCGACAACTTCCGCGGCACAGTCCTGCGGGCCGTCGAAGCCGCTCAGACCCATTCGGATAAGCCCGGTTACGCCATGGTGGAGATGGCCCGCAAGATCACCGCCGTCCTCGACTCCGCCGGATCGACCGCTGTGGTCACCACGGCTGCTGCCGGGCAGGATCGCCCGGAGTTGCGGCGCGCGATCGAGGAGATCATCGATTCGGGTTTCGTCGGGGTTTCGGTGCGCGTGCGCGACGAGCGCGGTGAGTGGGCCGGTAGCGCCGGAGTGGCCGAGCTGGGCGGGACCGCGAAGCCGCCGATCGACGGACACGTCCGCATCGCCAGCAACACAAAGACTTTCACCGCGGCCCTGGTGCTGCGGTTGGTGGCCGAGGGCAAGCTCGGGTTGGACATCCCCGTGGTGGCCTATCTGCCCGAGTTCGCGCTGGACGAGCGGATCACGGTGCGAATGCTGTTGCAGCACACCAGCGGGATCTTCAACTTCACCGGCGAGCTCTACGCGGACGGGACGATCGTGGCAGGGATCCCCGCGCCGGGCACTCCCTGGGGAGGGCAATGGGTGGACGACCGGTTCCACACCTACCGGCCGCAGGAATTGGTGGAGCTGGCGTTGTCCAAGCCGACGCGATTCGAGCCGGGCACCGGCTGGAGCTACTCCAATACCAACTACGCGCTGGCCAGGCTGCTGATCGAGAAGGTCACCGGCCGCTCCTTCGCCGAGGAGATGCGGCGGCTGATCCTGGAGCCGCTCGCGCTGTCGGGCACCCTGGTGCCCGACAGCCCGGAGGTTCCCGAGCCGCACGCCCACGCCTACTACCGGTACGAAGAAGACGGCCGGGACACAACAGTCGACATCACCCGCCACGACCCGTCCTGGAACCCCAGCGGGGGTGACATGATCTCGACCACGCGGGACCTGGCTACCTTCATCTCCGCTCTGAACAGCGGGAAACTCCTTCCTGCCGAACTGCTTTCGGAGATGCGCACGCCGTTCCCCACGGGCATCCCGGGCATGGGCTACGGCCTGGGGGTGTTCGTGCAGGAAACGGCCTGCGGTGGAACCGTTATCACCCACAACGGCGGCCACGCGGGCTACGCGACGCTGATGTATGCCACGCCGGACGGCAGCAAGACCATGACCGCGTCGCTGACCTGCGTGGACGATTCCGCAATGTCCATCGCGGCACCGTTCCAGCTGGCGCAGCAGCGCCTCGTCAGCGAGGTGTTCTGCGGCGGGCAGGCCGATCTCGCCCAGCCGACCCCCTGA
- a CDS encoding CPBP family intramembrane glutamic endopeptidase: protein MYTAEGRRPTRIAERLLDDRHSLPLSVALHLVPGVLIVVAYLLIGEPFAKAIGCPAFLGWAIALCLILIPIQAGLLWLGHKCNGRFSLLGVLHYTERPVPRGKLIVVVTALIGWMMALGFALAPLNNFFKPFFTWLPYANTSGSGNNTYLDLHGYSHSILLTTTLICLPLTGISLPLIEELYFRGFLLPRIAHLRAWAPVVSTVLFALYHLWSPWVFISRVIFTFPGYWFVWQHKDIRLSIGMHVGVTSIVAMLGTAALALGLI from the coding sequence ATGTACACCGCCGAAGGCAGACGACCAACCCGGATAGCCGAGCGGCTGCTCGACGACCGCCACTCCTTGCCGCTGTCCGTCGCCTTGCATCTCGTCCCCGGCGTCCTGATTGTCGTCGCCTACCTGCTCATCGGCGAACCATTCGCCAAGGCCATCGGATGCCCGGCCTTCCTAGGCTGGGCGATCGCGCTGTGCCTCATCCTGATACCGATCCAAGCCGGGCTGCTGTGGCTGGGGCACAAGTGCAACGGCCGCTTCTCGCTACTCGGAGTGCTGCACTACACCGAAAGACCGGTTCCGCGCGGGAAGCTCATCGTGGTGGTCACCGCACTCATCGGGTGGATGATGGCACTCGGGTTCGCGCTGGCGCCGTTGAACAACTTCTTCAAGCCCTTCTTCACCTGGCTGCCGTACGCGAATACCAGTGGCAGCGGTAACAACACCTACCTCGACCTCCACGGATACTCGCACTCGATACTGCTCACCACGACGCTGATCTGCCTGCCGCTGACCGGGATCTCGCTGCCGCTCATCGAGGAGCTGTACTTCCGCGGTTTCCTACTGCCCCGTATCGCCCACCTACGCGCCTGGGCGCCGGTGGTCAGTACCGTCCTGTTCGCGCTGTACCACCTGTGGTCGCCGTGGGTCTTCATATCGCGGGTGATCTTCACCTTTCCGGGGTACTGGTTCGTCTGGCAGCACAAAGACATCCGGCTGTCGATTGGGATGCACGTCGGCGTGACCTCGATCGTGGCAATGCTCGGCACCGCAGCCCTTGCGCTGGGCCTGATTTGA
- a CDS encoding cation diffusion facilitator family transporter, producing the protein MSHERNPERWHSISHGRHHGHTHDADHDHAHSHGAHHDHDHPGGLRGALREIFVPHSHDAADSIDGALESSAVGIRAVKISLAVLGLTAGLQVLIVLASGSVALAADTIHNFSDALTAVPLWIAFALGRRAATRRYTYGFGRAEDLAGLFVVGMIALSAIIAGYEAVRRLIDPVQIQHLSWVAAAGLIGFVGNETVALYRIRVGRRIGSAALVADGLHARTDGFTSLAVLIGAGGVALGFPLADPIVGLLITIAILAVLRTAARDVFRRLMDGVEPTLVSTAEQALVAEPGVLGVRSLRMRWIGHRLHADVELDVAPSITLADAHRLAHGAEHTLTHAVPKLDTALVHAYPAHSAV; encoded by the coding sequence ATGAGTCACGAGCGCAATCCTGAACGCTGGCACAGCATTTCGCACGGTCGCCATCACGGACACACGCACGATGCGGACCACGACCACGCGCACTCGCACGGTGCGCACCATGACCACGATCATCCGGGCGGATTGCGCGGTGCACTGCGCGAGATCTTCGTACCGCACAGTCACGACGCCGCCGACAGCATCGACGGTGCGCTGGAGTCCAGCGCCGTCGGGATCCGCGCGGTGAAGATCAGCCTGGCGGTGCTCGGGCTGACCGCTGGGCTGCAGGTATTGATCGTGCTTGCTTCCGGTTCGGTCGCGTTGGCGGCGGACACCATTCACAACTTCTCCGATGCACTGACCGCGGTGCCGCTGTGGATCGCATTTGCCCTCGGTCGGCGGGCGGCGACGCGGCGCTATACCTACGGGTTCGGACGGGCCGAGGATCTGGCCGGGTTGTTCGTGGTCGGGATGATCGCGTTGTCCGCGATCATCGCCGGGTACGAGGCGGTGCGCAGGCTGATCGATCCGGTCCAGATCCAGCATCTGAGTTGGGTTGCGGCAGCGGGACTCATCGGGTTTGTCGGCAACGAGACCGTCGCGCTGTATCGGATCAGGGTCGGGCGGCGGATCGGCTCGGCGGCACTGGTGGCCGACGGGTTGCACGCGCGGACGGACGGATTCACCTCATTGGCGGTGCTGATCGGTGCGGGCGGTGTCGCGCTCGGGTTCCCGCTCGCCGATCCCATTGTCGGGCTGCTGATTACGATCGCGATTCTGGCCGTACTGCGCACGGCCGCGCGAGATGTGTTCCGCCGCTTGATGGATGGCGTCGAGCCCACCCTGGTGAGTACCGCCGAGCAGGCGCTGGTCGCCGAACCCGGGGTGCTCGGCGTGCGCAGTCTTCGAATGCGTTGGATCGGCCACCGCCTGCACGCGGATGTCGAACTGGATGTCGCCCCGAGCATCACCCTGGCCGACGCCCACCGCCTGGCCCACGGCGCCGAGCACACCCTCACCCACGCCGTGCCCAAACTCGACACCGCCCTCGTCCACGCCTACCCCGCTCACTCCGCGGTCTGA